In Vidua chalybeata isolate OUT-0048 chromosome 9, bVidCha1 merged haplotype, whole genome shotgun sequence, a genomic segment contains:
- the MPL gene encoding thrombopoietin receptor isoform X1: protein MWLRHTGCRMAACLCQGWQLSLLPTILLSLRSPSSAPEPVTSQDAALLAGVSEDILCFSRSFEDLTCFWDEEETTTGMCHFYYWYSRDVPTECVVSTWHHGAGRKRHVCVFPSQDVRLFTQLHLHILDATTNHTKYWRELSVDAVGLIAPPVNITARWAGAAGQLCVSWQPPLADFPNFFLYEVQCCPASSPGMPGSTTLNPSEQQAGELSIQSTVSTHTPRAGAASPGLGQRLVQANTWVVLRDLQPGMRYHIQVRSKPDGTSMDGVWGPWSQAVAAETPHSSGDIGLCCSTPDLQHVRCEWSWDPAEPHSSHQLFYRPPPSGAGTREDAWQQCEEVSRGAQGTHACTFQPKAGSAISILVNVTRTHMLPTLSYFKEPFWLHQAVLTDAPQFMQATVSQGRLSLQWLPPLELLAEQLDYQVRYAMESSHDWKVLQVPRAARKEVLDLRPGTRYHAQVRAQPSGPWYQGSWSAWSKPVVVDAVSDAGWLIPSVTVVPLLLSAVLLGLRCTFPSLYSNVKQKLWPPVPDLHRALGSFLQESSKHGQASAFDKQPPEEAVLPCLLEVLPGPRREAGPPPENAGGRLSSTDIANQSYLLMSGWEPRGATTAPTPP from the exons ATGTGGCTCCGGCACACAGGCTGCAGGATGGCagcctgcctgtgccagggctggcagctctcACTGCTCCCTACCATCCTGCTCAGCCTCCGCAGCCCATCATCAGCCCCTGAGCCAGTGACATCCCAAG ACGCTGCACTGCTAGCAGGCGTGTCCGAGGACATCCTCTGTTTCTCCCGCTCCTTCGAGGACCTCACCTGCTTCTGGGACGAAGAGGAGACAACAACTGGGATGTGCCACTTCTACTACTGGTACAGCAG GGATGTGCCCACAGAATGCGTGGTCTCCACGTGGCACCATGGGGCTGGCAGGAAACGACATGTCTGCGTCTTCCCCAGCCAGGATGTGCGGCTCTTCACCCAGCTCCACCTCCACATCCTGGATGCCACCACAAACCACACAAAGTATTGGCGGGAGCTCAGCGTGGATGCAGTGG GTCTCATTGCTCCCCCAGTAAACATCACTGCccgctgggctggggctgcggggcagctctgtgtgtcGTGGCAGCCACCACTTGCTGACTTCCCGAACTTCTTCCTCTATGAAGTGCAGTGCTGTCCTGCCAGCTCCCCAGGGATGCCTGGCAGCACCACATTGAACCCCAGTGAGCAGCAAGCTGGGGAGCTCTCCATTCAGTCAACTGTCAGCACCCACACACCCAGGGCCGGGGCAGCCTCCCCGGGACTGGGGCAG AGGCTGGTCCAGGCCAACACTTGGGTGGTGCTCCGGGACCTGCAGCCAGGGATGAGGTACCACATCCAGGTGCGCAGCAAGCCTGACGGTACCTCCATGGACGGCGTCTGGGGGCCCTGGTCACAGGCAGTGGCTGCCGAGACACCCCACTCCTCTG GAGACAttgggctgtgctgcagtaCCCCTGACCTGCAGCACGTGCGCTGCGAGTGGAGCTGGGaccctgcagagccccacagctcccaccagcTCTTCTACCGGCCACCTCCAAGCGGGGCTGGCACAAG GGAAGATGCATGGCAACAGTGCGAGGAGGTGAGcaggggggcacagggcactCATGCTTGCACCTTCCAGCCCAAGGCTGGCAGTGCCATCTCCATCCTGGTGAATGTCACCCGGACCCACATGCTGCCTACACTCAGCTACTTCAAGGAGCCCTTTTGGCTGCACCAGGCTG TGCTCACAGATGCCCCACAGTTTATGCAGGCAACAGTGTCGCAGGGCCGGCTGAGCCTGCAGTGGCTGCcgcccctggagctgctggcagagcagctggactACCAGGTCCGCTATGCCATGGAGAGCAGCCATGACTGGAAG GTCCTGCAGGTTCCACGAGCAGCTAGGAAAGAAGTCCTGGACCTGCGGCCAGGCACCCGCTACCACGCCCAGGTGCGGGCCCAGCCCAGCGGGCCGTGGTACCAGGGCAGCTGGAGCGCCTGGTCCAAACCTGTTGTGGTTGATGCCGTGTCTGATGCGG GCTGGCTCATCCCCAGTGTTACGGTGGTGCCGCTGCTCCTCTCAGcagtgctcctggggctgcGGTGCACCTTCCCCTCCCTCTACAG CAACGTGAAACAGAAACTCTGGCCGCCCGTTCCTGACCTGCACCGTGCTCTGGGCAGCTTCCTCCAGGAAAGCAGCAAGCACGGCCAG GCCAGCGCCTTCGACAAGCAGCCGCCGGAGGAGGCcgtcctgccctgcctgctggagGTACTGCCCGGCCCGCGGCGCGAGGCGGGCCCGCCGCCGGAGAACGCTGGGGGCCGCCTGTCCAGCACCGACATCGCCAACCAGTCCTACCTGCTCATGAGCGGCTGGGAGCCGCGGGGAGCCACGACCGCCCCCACCCCGCCATAA
- the MPL gene encoding thrombopoietin receptor isoform X2, producing the protein MWLRHTGCRMAACLCQGWQLSLLPTILLSLRSPSSAPEPVTSQGVSEDILCFSRSFEDLTCFWDEEETTTGMCHFYYWYSRDVPTECVVSTWHHGAGRKRHVCVFPSQDVRLFTQLHLHILDATTNHTKYWRELSVDAVGLIAPPVNITARWAGAAGQLCVSWQPPLADFPNFFLYEVQCCPASSPGMPGSTTLNPSEQQAGELSIQSTVSTHTPRAGAASPGLGQRLVQANTWVVLRDLQPGMRYHIQVRSKPDGTSMDGVWGPWSQAVAAETPHSSGDIGLCCSTPDLQHVRCEWSWDPAEPHSSHQLFYRPPPSGAGTREDAWQQCEEVSRGAQGTHACTFQPKAGSAISILVNVTRTHMLPTLSYFKEPFWLHQAVLTDAPQFMQATVSQGRLSLQWLPPLELLAEQLDYQVRYAMESSHDWKVLQVPRAARKEVLDLRPGTRYHAQVRAQPSGPWYQGSWSAWSKPVVVDAVSDAGWLIPSVTVVPLLLSAVLLGLRCTFPSLYSNVKQKLWPPVPDLHRALGSFLQESSKHGQASAFDKQPPEEAVLPCLLEVLPGPRREAGPPPENAGGRLSSTDIANQSYLLMSGWEPRGATTAPTPP; encoded by the exons ATGTGGCTCCGGCACACAGGCTGCAGGATGGCagcctgcctgtgccagggctggcagctctcACTGCTCCCTACCATCCTGCTCAGCCTCCGCAGCCCATCATCAGCCCCTGAGCCAGTGACATCCCAAG GCGTGTCCGAGGACATCCTCTGTTTCTCCCGCTCCTTCGAGGACCTCACCTGCTTCTGGGACGAAGAGGAGACAACAACTGGGATGTGCCACTTCTACTACTGGTACAGCAG GGATGTGCCCACAGAATGCGTGGTCTCCACGTGGCACCATGGGGCTGGCAGGAAACGACATGTCTGCGTCTTCCCCAGCCAGGATGTGCGGCTCTTCACCCAGCTCCACCTCCACATCCTGGATGCCACCACAAACCACACAAAGTATTGGCGGGAGCTCAGCGTGGATGCAGTGG GTCTCATTGCTCCCCCAGTAAACATCACTGCccgctgggctggggctgcggggcagctctgtgtgtcGTGGCAGCCACCACTTGCTGACTTCCCGAACTTCTTCCTCTATGAAGTGCAGTGCTGTCCTGCCAGCTCCCCAGGGATGCCTGGCAGCACCACATTGAACCCCAGTGAGCAGCAAGCTGGGGAGCTCTCCATTCAGTCAACTGTCAGCACCCACACACCCAGGGCCGGGGCAGCCTCCCCGGGACTGGGGCAG AGGCTGGTCCAGGCCAACACTTGGGTGGTGCTCCGGGACCTGCAGCCAGGGATGAGGTACCACATCCAGGTGCGCAGCAAGCCTGACGGTACCTCCATGGACGGCGTCTGGGGGCCCTGGTCACAGGCAGTGGCTGCCGAGACACCCCACTCCTCTG GAGACAttgggctgtgctgcagtaCCCCTGACCTGCAGCACGTGCGCTGCGAGTGGAGCTGGGaccctgcagagccccacagctcccaccagcTCTTCTACCGGCCACCTCCAAGCGGGGCTGGCACAAG GGAAGATGCATGGCAACAGTGCGAGGAGGTGAGcaggggggcacagggcactCATGCTTGCACCTTCCAGCCCAAGGCTGGCAGTGCCATCTCCATCCTGGTGAATGTCACCCGGACCCACATGCTGCCTACACTCAGCTACTTCAAGGAGCCCTTTTGGCTGCACCAGGCTG TGCTCACAGATGCCCCACAGTTTATGCAGGCAACAGTGTCGCAGGGCCGGCTGAGCCTGCAGTGGCTGCcgcccctggagctgctggcagagcagctggactACCAGGTCCGCTATGCCATGGAGAGCAGCCATGACTGGAAG GTCCTGCAGGTTCCACGAGCAGCTAGGAAAGAAGTCCTGGACCTGCGGCCAGGCACCCGCTACCACGCCCAGGTGCGGGCCCAGCCCAGCGGGCCGTGGTACCAGGGCAGCTGGAGCGCCTGGTCCAAACCTGTTGTGGTTGATGCCGTGTCTGATGCGG GCTGGCTCATCCCCAGTGTTACGGTGGTGCCGCTGCTCCTCTCAGcagtgctcctggggctgcGGTGCACCTTCCCCTCCCTCTACAG CAACGTGAAACAGAAACTCTGGCCGCCCGTTCCTGACCTGCACCGTGCTCTGGGCAGCTTCCTCCAGGAAAGCAGCAAGCACGGCCAG GCCAGCGCCTTCGACAAGCAGCCGCCGGAGGAGGCcgtcctgccctgcctgctggagGTACTGCCCGGCCCGCGGCGCGAGGCGGGCCCGCCGCCGGAGAACGCTGGGGGCCGCCTGTCCAGCACCGACATCGCCAACCAGTCCTACCTGCTCATGAGCGGCTGGGAGCCGCGGGGAGCCACGACCGCCCCCACCCCGCCATAA
- the MPL gene encoding thrombopoietin receptor isoform X3, which produces MATLLPDAALLAGVSEDILCFSRSFEDLTCFWDEEETTTGMCHFYYWYSRDVPTECVVSTWHHGAGRKRHVCVFPSQDVRLFTQLHLHILDATTNHTKYWRELSVDAVGLIAPPVNITARWAGAAGQLCVSWQPPLADFPNFFLYEVQCCPASSPGMPGSTTLNPSEQQAGELSIQSTVSTHTPRAGAASPGLGQRLVQANTWVVLRDLQPGMRYHIQVRSKPDGTSMDGVWGPWSQAVAAETPHSSGDIGLCCSTPDLQHVRCEWSWDPAEPHSSHQLFYRPPPSGAGTREDAWQQCEEVSRGAQGTHACTFQPKAGSAISILVNVTRTHMLPTLSYFKEPFWLHQAVLTDAPQFMQATVSQGRLSLQWLPPLELLAEQLDYQVRYAMESSHDWKVLQVPRAARKEVLDLRPGTRYHAQVRAQPSGPWYQGSWSAWSKPVVVDAVSDAGWLIPSVTVVPLLLSAVLLGLRCTFPSLYSNVKQKLWPPVPDLHRALGSFLQESSKHGQASAFDKQPPEEAVLPCLLEVLPGPRREAGPPPENAGGRLSSTDIANQSYLLMSGWEPRGATTAPTPP; this is translated from the exons ATGGCCACACTCCTCCCAGACGCTGCACTGCTAGCAGGCGTGTCCGAGGACATCCTCTGTTTCTCCCGCTCCTTCGAGGACCTCACCTGCTTCTGGGACGAAGAGGAGACAACAACTGGGATGTGCCACTTCTACTACTGGTACAGCAG GGATGTGCCCACAGAATGCGTGGTCTCCACGTGGCACCATGGGGCTGGCAGGAAACGACATGTCTGCGTCTTCCCCAGCCAGGATGTGCGGCTCTTCACCCAGCTCCACCTCCACATCCTGGATGCCACCACAAACCACACAAAGTATTGGCGGGAGCTCAGCGTGGATGCAGTGG GTCTCATTGCTCCCCCAGTAAACATCACTGCccgctgggctggggctgcggggcagctctgtgtgtcGTGGCAGCCACCACTTGCTGACTTCCCGAACTTCTTCCTCTATGAAGTGCAGTGCTGTCCTGCCAGCTCCCCAGGGATGCCTGGCAGCACCACATTGAACCCCAGTGAGCAGCAAGCTGGGGAGCTCTCCATTCAGTCAACTGTCAGCACCCACACACCCAGGGCCGGGGCAGCCTCCCCGGGACTGGGGCAG AGGCTGGTCCAGGCCAACACTTGGGTGGTGCTCCGGGACCTGCAGCCAGGGATGAGGTACCACATCCAGGTGCGCAGCAAGCCTGACGGTACCTCCATGGACGGCGTCTGGGGGCCCTGGTCACAGGCAGTGGCTGCCGAGACACCCCACTCCTCTG GAGACAttgggctgtgctgcagtaCCCCTGACCTGCAGCACGTGCGCTGCGAGTGGAGCTGGGaccctgcagagccccacagctcccaccagcTCTTCTACCGGCCACCTCCAAGCGGGGCTGGCACAAG GGAAGATGCATGGCAACAGTGCGAGGAGGTGAGcaggggggcacagggcactCATGCTTGCACCTTCCAGCCCAAGGCTGGCAGTGCCATCTCCATCCTGGTGAATGTCACCCGGACCCACATGCTGCCTACACTCAGCTACTTCAAGGAGCCCTTTTGGCTGCACCAGGCTG TGCTCACAGATGCCCCACAGTTTATGCAGGCAACAGTGTCGCAGGGCCGGCTGAGCCTGCAGTGGCTGCcgcccctggagctgctggcagagcagctggactACCAGGTCCGCTATGCCATGGAGAGCAGCCATGACTGGAAG GTCCTGCAGGTTCCACGAGCAGCTAGGAAAGAAGTCCTGGACCTGCGGCCAGGCACCCGCTACCACGCCCAGGTGCGGGCCCAGCCCAGCGGGCCGTGGTACCAGGGCAGCTGGAGCGCCTGGTCCAAACCTGTTGTGGTTGATGCCGTGTCTGATGCGG GCTGGCTCATCCCCAGTGTTACGGTGGTGCCGCTGCTCCTCTCAGcagtgctcctggggctgcGGTGCACCTTCCCCTCCCTCTACAG CAACGTGAAACAGAAACTCTGGCCGCCCGTTCCTGACCTGCACCGTGCTCTGGGCAGCTTCCTCCAGGAAAGCAGCAAGCACGGCCAG GCCAGCGCCTTCGACAAGCAGCCGCCGGAGGAGGCcgtcctgccctgcctgctggagGTACTGCCCGGCCCGCGGCGCGAGGCGGGCCCGCCGCCGGAGAACGCTGGGGGCCGCCTGTCCAGCACCGACATCGCCAACCAGTCCTACCTGCTCATGAGCGGCTGGGAGCCGCGGGGAGCCACGACCGCCCCCACCCCGCCATAA
- the MPL gene encoding thrombopoietin receptor isoform X4, with translation MCHFYYWYSRDVPTECVVSTWHHGAGRKRHVCVFPSQDVRLFTQLHLHILDATTNHTKYWRELSVDAVGLIAPPVNITARWAGAAGQLCVSWQPPLADFPNFFLYEVQCCPASSPGMPGSTTLNPSEQQAGELSIQSTVSTHTPRAGAASPGLGQRLVQANTWVVLRDLQPGMRYHIQVRSKPDGTSMDGVWGPWSQAVAAETPHSSGDIGLCCSTPDLQHVRCEWSWDPAEPHSSHQLFYRPPPSGAGTREDAWQQCEEVSRGAQGTHACTFQPKAGSAISILVNVTRTHMLPTLSYFKEPFWLHQAVLTDAPQFMQATVSQGRLSLQWLPPLELLAEQLDYQVRYAMESSHDWKVLQVPRAARKEVLDLRPGTRYHAQVRAQPSGPWYQGSWSAWSKPVVVDAVSDAGWLIPSVTVVPLLLSAVLLGLRCTFPSLYSNVKQKLWPPVPDLHRALGSFLQESSKHGQASAFDKQPPEEAVLPCLLEVLPGPRREAGPPPENAGGRLSSTDIANQSYLLMSGWEPRGATTAPTPP, from the exons ATGTGCCACTTCTACTACTGGTACAGCAG GGATGTGCCCACAGAATGCGTGGTCTCCACGTGGCACCATGGGGCTGGCAGGAAACGACATGTCTGCGTCTTCCCCAGCCAGGATGTGCGGCTCTTCACCCAGCTCCACCTCCACATCCTGGATGCCACCACAAACCACACAAAGTATTGGCGGGAGCTCAGCGTGGATGCAGTGG GTCTCATTGCTCCCCCAGTAAACATCACTGCccgctgggctggggctgcggggcagctctgtgtgtcGTGGCAGCCACCACTTGCTGACTTCCCGAACTTCTTCCTCTATGAAGTGCAGTGCTGTCCTGCCAGCTCCCCAGGGATGCCTGGCAGCACCACATTGAACCCCAGTGAGCAGCAAGCTGGGGAGCTCTCCATTCAGTCAACTGTCAGCACCCACACACCCAGGGCCGGGGCAGCCTCCCCGGGACTGGGGCAG AGGCTGGTCCAGGCCAACACTTGGGTGGTGCTCCGGGACCTGCAGCCAGGGATGAGGTACCACATCCAGGTGCGCAGCAAGCCTGACGGTACCTCCATGGACGGCGTCTGGGGGCCCTGGTCACAGGCAGTGGCTGCCGAGACACCCCACTCCTCTG GAGACAttgggctgtgctgcagtaCCCCTGACCTGCAGCACGTGCGCTGCGAGTGGAGCTGGGaccctgcagagccccacagctcccaccagcTCTTCTACCGGCCACCTCCAAGCGGGGCTGGCACAAG GGAAGATGCATGGCAACAGTGCGAGGAGGTGAGcaggggggcacagggcactCATGCTTGCACCTTCCAGCCCAAGGCTGGCAGTGCCATCTCCATCCTGGTGAATGTCACCCGGACCCACATGCTGCCTACACTCAGCTACTTCAAGGAGCCCTTTTGGCTGCACCAGGCTG TGCTCACAGATGCCCCACAGTTTATGCAGGCAACAGTGTCGCAGGGCCGGCTGAGCCTGCAGTGGCTGCcgcccctggagctgctggcagagcagctggactACCAGGTCCGCTATGCCATGGAGAGCAGCCATGACTGGAAG GTCCTGCAGGTTCCACGAGCAGCTAGGAAAGAAGTCCTGGACCTGCGGCCAGGCACCCGCTACCACGCCCAGGTGCGGGCCCAGCCCAGCGGGCCGTGGTACCAGGGCAGCTGGAGCGCCTGGTCCAAACCTGTTGTGGTTGATGCCGTGTCTGATGCGG GCTGGCTCATCCCCAGTGTTACGGTGGTGCCGCTGCTCCTCTCAGcagtgctcctggggctgcGGTGCACCTTCCCCTCCCTCTACAG CAACGTGAAACAGAAACTCTGGCCGCCCGTTCCTGACCTGCACCGTGCTCTGGGCAGCTTCCTCCAGGAAAGCAGCAAGCACGGCCAG GCCAGCGCCTTCGACAAGCAGCCGCCGGAGGAGGCcgtcctgccctgcctgctggagGTACTGCCCGGCCCGCGGCGCGAGGCGGGCCCGCCGCCGGAGAACGCTGGGGGCCGCCTGTCCAGCACCGACATCGCCAACCAGTCCTACCTGCTCATGAGCGGCTGGGAGCCGCGGGGAGCCACGACCGCCCCCACCCCGCCATAA